One segment of Gordonia terrae DNA contains the following:
- the leuA gene encoding 2-isopropylmalate synthase, with the protein MAPADSFTSGASRIVEPAGPIPAGQPVWNPQRSSAMPVHRYRQFADEVENVSVPDRTWPDKVITTAPMWCAVDLRDGNQALIDPMSPARKRRMFDLLVRMGYKEIEVGFPSASQTDYDFVREIIEDGAIPDDVTIQVLTQCRDELIERTFDACRGAANVIVHFYNSTSVLQRRVVFRADKAAITKIATDAAHKVLEVQQNYPDTNWRYEYSPESYTGTELSFAKEVCDAVTEIIAPTPERPMILNLPATVEMATPNVYADSIEWMHRNLARRDSVILSLHPHNDRGTAVAAAELGYQAGADRIEGCLFGNGERTGNVCLVTLGMNMFSRGVDPQISFSDIDEIRRTVEYCNQLNVPERHPYGGDLVYTAFSGSHQDAINKGLDQMKVDADDADSDVDDITWAVPYLPIDPKDVGRNYEAVIRVNSQSGKGGVAYIMKADHGMNLPRRLQIEFSREIQKITDGEGGEVNPKEMWDVFAENYLHPIWPLERIRQKVDAAEVDGGDDHITAVVKVEGNEREISGSGNGPLAAFVDALGTVGYEVRVLDYSEHALTAGGDASAAAYVETEVNGETVWGVGIASSITTASLRAVVSAVNRAYRVVSVPAADDETAPGTWAP; encoded by the coding sequence ATGGCACCAGCAGACAGCTTCACTTCCGGCGCCAGCCGAATCGTCGAGCCCGCGGGCCCGATTCCCGCCGGACAGCCCGTATGGAATCCGCAACGCAGTTCGGCGATGCCGGTTCACCGATACCGCCAGTTCGCCGATGAGGTCGAGAATGTGTCGGTTCCCGACCGCACCTGGCCCGACAAGGTCATCACCACCGCCCCGATGTGGTGCGCGGTCGACCTGCGCGACGGCAACCAAGCACTGATCGACCCGATGAGCCCGGCACGCAAGCGCCGCATGTTCGATCTTCTGGTCCGGATGGGTTACAAGGAGATCGAGGTCGGCTTCCCGTCCGCGAGTCAGACCGACTACGACTTCGTCCGCGAGATCATCGAGGACGGCGCCATCCCCGACGACGTGACGATCCAGGTCCTGACCCAGTGTCGCGACGAGCTGATCGAGCGCACCTTCGACGCCTGCCGCGGTGCCGCCAACGTCATCGTGCACTTCTACAACTCGACGTCGGTCCTGCAGCGGCGCGTCGTGTTCCGCGCGGACAAGGCGGCGATCACCAAGATCGCCACCGACGCCGCACACAAGGTGCTCGAGGTGCAGCAGAACTACCCCGACACCAACTGGCGCTACGAGTACTCCCCCGAGTCGTACACCGGTACCGAGCTGAGCTTCGCCAAGGAGGTGTGCGACGCGGTCACCGAGATCATCGCCCCCACACCCGAGCGGCCGATGATCCTCAACCTGCCGGCGACCGTCGAGATGGCGACTCCCAACGTCTACGCCGACTCGATCGAGTGGATGCACCGCAACCTCGCCCGGCGCGACTCGGTCATCCTGAGCCTGCATCCGCACAACGACCGCGGAACCGCCGTCGCCGCAGCCGAACTCGGCTACCAGGCGGGCGCCGACCGCATCGAGGGATGCCTGTTCGGCAACGGCGAGCGCACCGGCAACGTCTGTCTGGTCACCCTCGGCATGAACATGTTCAGCCGCGGGGTCGACCCGCAGATCAGCTTCTCCGACATCGACGAGATCCGCCGGACGGTCGAGTACTGCAACCAGCTGAACGTCCCCGAGCGCCATCCCTACGGCGGAGACCTGGTCTACACGGCCTTCTCGGGCAGCCATCAGGACGCCATCAACAAGGGCCTCGACCAGATGAAGGTCGACGCCGACGACGCCGATTCCGACGTCGACGACATCACCTGGGCCGTCCCGTATCTGCCGATCGACCCCAAGGACGTGGGCCGCAACTACGAAGCGGTCATCCGGGTGAACAGCCAGTCCGGCAAGGGTGGCGTCGCCTACATCATGAAGGCCGACCACGGCATGAACCTGCCGCGTCGTCTGCAGATCGAGTTCAGCCGCGAGATCCAGAAGATCACCGACGGCGAGGGTGGCGAGGTCAATCCGAAGGAGATGTGGGACGTCTTCGCGGAGAACTACCTGCATCCGATCTGGCCGCTGGAGCGCATCCGTCAGAAGGTCGACGCCGCGGAGGTCGACGGCGGCGACGACCACATCACCGCGGTGGTGAAGGTCGAGGGCAACGAGCGCGAGATCTCCGGCTCGGGCAACGGACCCTTGGCGGCGTTCGTCGACGCGCTTGGCACCGTCGGTTACGAGGTCCGGGTGCTCGATTACAGCGAGCACGCGCTGACCGCGGGCGGCGACGCGAGCGCCGCGGCGTACGTGGAGACCGAGGTCAACGGCGAGACGGTGTGGGGTGTCGGGATCGCCTCGTCCATCACCACCGCGAGCCTGCGTGCAGTCGTCTCGGCGGTGAACCGCGCCTACCGGGTCGTCTCGGTGCCGGCCGCCGACGACGAGACCGCCCCGGGCACCTGGGCGCCCTGA
- a CDS encoding MFS transporter: MTTIPAEPPVTDPPEGKRTSLRRVAAASSIGTTIEFYDFFIYGTAAALVFPTVFFPSADEVTGTIASFATFAVAFFARPVGAMLFGHFGDRIGRKRTLVWTLLIMGLATVAIGLLPGYETGVFGFAESGIGIAAPILLVFLRFLQGFAVGGEWAGATLLTAEYAPPGKRGLYAMFPQLGPAFAFFLSSLTFLIASLTLGETSSAFLDYGWRIPFILSFALVAVGLWVRLAVAETPVFREAQQRKATGAATTDGPALPFLDAFRHQWREILIAGGALASLFSLFYMGTAFLTNYGTKSLELSRTFVLTAGMGAAVVFGLSTAASAVWSDRVGRRRVILTSCAIAIPWTLVLFPILEIGGGLAFVVGLLGTLLIFGIAYGPAGALLPELFEARYRYTGAGMGYNLAGILGGAIPPLIAAPLIAGPGAIWVGVLLAGLSALSVVCTIMIVETKDKTMRASATDDDQVLVA, encoded by the coding sequence GTGACGACCATCCCCGCCGAGCCCCCGGTGACCGACCCGCCGGAGGGCAAGCGCACAAGCCTTCGACGAGTGGCCGCCGCGAGCTCCATCGGTACGACCATCGAGTTCTACGACTTCTTCATCTACGGCACCGCCGCCGCGCTGGTGTTCCCGACGGTGTTCTTCCCGTCCGCCGACGAGGTCACCGGGACGATCGCCTCCTTCGCGACCTTCGCCGTGGCCTTCTTCGCCCGCCCGGTCGGCGCCATGCTCTTCGGTCACTTCGGCGACCGGATCGGCCGCAAGCGCACCCTGGTGTGGACCCTGCTGATCATGGGACTGGCGACGGTCGCGATCGGACTTCTGCCCGGTTACGAGACCGGTGTGTTCGGCTTCGCCGAATCCGGCATCGGTATCGCGGCCCCCATCCTCCTCGTGTTCCTGCGGTTCCTGCAGGGCTTCGCCGTCGGCGGGGAATGGGCGGGCGCAACGCTTCTCACCGCCGAATACGCCCCGCCGGGCAAGCGTGGGCTGTACGCGATGTTCCCTCAGCTCGGCCCGGCCTTCGCGTTCTTCCTCTCGAGCCTGACCTTCCTCATCGCGAGCCTGACCCTCGGCGAGACCAGTTCGGCCTTCCTCGATTACGGCTGGCGGATCCCCTTCATCCTCTCGTTCGCGCTGGTGGCTGTCGGGTTGTGGGTTAGGCTCGCGGTCGCCGAGACCCCGGTGTTCCGGGAGGCGCAGCAGCGCAAGGCGACCGGCGCCGCCACGACCGACGGCCCCGCCCTGCCGTTCCTGGACGCGTTCCGGCACCAGTGGCGCGAGATCCTCATCGCCGGCGGTGCGCTGGCGAGCCTGTTCTCGCTGTTCTACATGGGTACCGCGTTCCTCACGAACTACGGCACCAAGTCGCTGGAGCTGTCGCGGACGTTCGTGCTGACCGCCGGGATGGGTGCGGCCGTGGTGTTCGGTCTGTCGACCGCGGCTTCGGCGGTGTGGTCGGACCGCGTGGGGCGTCGCCGGGTCATCCTCACCTCGTGTGCCATCGCGATTCCGTGGACGCTGGTGCTGTTCCCGATCCTCGAGATCGGCGGCGGCCTGGCATTCGTCGTCGGGCTCCTCGGCACGCTGCTCATCTTCGGCATCGCCTACGGGCCTGCCGGTGCGCTCCTGCCCGAACTGTTCGAGGCGCGGTACCGCTACACCGGTGCGGGAATGGGCTACAACCTGGCCGGCATCCTCGGTGGGGCGATCCCGCCGCTGATCGCCGCCCCGTTGATCGCCGGTCCCGGTGCCATCTGGGTGGGCGTCCTGCTCGCCGGTCTGTCGGCGCTCAGCGTGGTCTGCACGATCATGATCGTCGAGACGAAGGACAAGACCATGCGTGCGTCGGCAACCGACGACGACCAGGTCTTGGTCGCGTAA
- a CDS encoding glycoside hydrolase family 16 protein — protein MLRRLGALLAPVAAVTALSAAAALSVPATAHADEPFSLEFNGAAGTLPSALQHETGAGGWGNNEVQNYTADRLNSRLDGNGNLLIEARRAATGGWTSARLTTKDSFEFTYGTISARLSLPQGRGLHPAFWLLGADIDSVGYPAAGEIDVAETINTSDWVHVGVHGPTALGTATGSLDISLTDLLPGLPLPGPLAGRWERGHDLTGIDPGDFHVYAVTKTSSQIRFTIDGNAVHTINKSSLTGDERWVFDKPMYALLNVAVGGIWPGPPSSTTPSPATMTVDWLRYTP, from the coding sequence ATGCTCCGCCGATTGGGAGCGCTCCTCGCTCCCGTCGCCGCCGTCACGGCACTGTCGGCCGCTGCGGCACTGTCCGTGCCGGCGACCGCCCACGCCGATGAGCCCTTCAGCCTCGAGTTCAACGGCGCGGCCGGCACCTTGCCGTCGGCGCTGCAGCACGAGACCGGCGCCGGCGGCTGGGGCAACAACGAGGTGCAGAACTACACCGCCGACCGCCTCAACTCGCGACTGGACGGCAACGGCAACCTCCTCATCGAGGCACGCCGCGCTGCGACCGGCGGCTGGACCTCGGCCCGGCTGACCACCAAGGACAGCTTCGAGTTCACCTACGGGACGATCTCGGCGCGCCTCTCCCTGCCGCAGGGACGTGGACTGCACCCGGCGTTCTGGTTGCTCGGTGCCGACATCGATTCGGTCGGATACCCGGCGGCCGGCGAAATCGACGTCGCGGAGACGATCAACACTTCCGACTGGGTGCACGTGGGTGTGCACGGCCCCACGGCCCTGGGGACCGCCACCGGGTCGCTCGACATCTCACTCACCGACCTGCTGCCCGGACTCCCGCTGCCGGGCCCCCTCGCCGGCCGCTGGGAGCGGGGCCACGACCTCACCGGCATCGACCCCGGCGACTTCCACGTCTATGCCGTGACCAAGACGTCGTCGCAGATCCGCTTCACCATCGACGGGAACGCGGTCCACACGATCAACAAGTCCTCCCTCACCGGCGATGAACGATGGGTCTTCGACAAGCCGATGTACGCATTGCTCAACGTGGCCGTCGGCGGGATCTGGCCCGGCCCTCCGTCGTCGACGACCCCGAGTCCGGCGACGATGACCGTCGACTGGTTGCGCTACACCCCCTGA
- a CDS encoding nitroreductase family protein, whose translation MHELISGRWSARGYDPSATVSVEDLTTIVDAGRWAPTWGRVQPVRFIVGLRDDPTFAALGGVLTRGNSGWAPRSAALVLVCTTDDPDDAKAHTYGAVDCGLAVAQMILQAEALGFNAHPMAGFDAEAARDAFGIPAGRRPLVLLGIGVLAADAASLPEDIRARDEKPRTRLPLEEVAFADHWGHAAFPDFADT comes from the coding sequence ATGCACGAACTGATCTCGGGACGCTGGAGCGCGCGCGGCTACGACCCGTCTGCCACCGTCTCCGTCGAGGACCTCACCACCATCGTCGACGCTGGTCGCTGGGCACCCACCTGGGGCCGAGTGCAACCGGTGCGGTTCATCGTCGGCCTGCGTGACGACCCCACCTTCGCCGCCCTCGGCGGCGTCCTGACCCGGGGCAACTCGGGGTGGGCGCCGCGGTCGGCGGCGCTGGTCCTGGTCTGCACCACCGATGACCCCGACGACGCGAAGGCCCATACCTACGGGGCGGTCGACTGCGGACTCGCCGTCGCCCAGATGATCCTGCAGGCCGAGGCACTCGGTTTCAACGCTCATCCGATGGCCGGGTTCGACGCCGAGGCCGCCCGAGACGCTTTCGGGATTCCGGCCGGCCGACGGCCGCTGGTGTTGCTCGGCATCGGAGTGCTCGCCGCCGACGCGGCGTCGCTCCCCGAGGACATCCGCGCCCGCGACGAGAAGCCACGCACCCGACTCCCCCTCGAAGAGGTCGCCTTCGCCGACCATTGGGGTCATGCCGCGTTCCCGGACTTCGCGGACACCTGA
- a CDS encoding MFS transporter: MSAQLDPSNRLHPTPGAADRRTWLGLAVLTLPVFLVSMDVSVLYLAIPSITDALAPSAAQQLWILDIYGFLIAGLLITMGNVGDRVGRRRILLAGAGLFGVASVIAAFAPTAGILIAARALMGIGGATLLPSSLSLIANMFPDARERGRAIGVWTAAFAGGSAVGPVIGGVLLHHFWWGVVFLINVPVLVLLFVFGPRLIPEYRAATTDPFDVLGVVLSMAGILPLVYAVKTVASDGASTAVVVAGVVGAALLIAFLLHQRRIASPLLDLKLFGNAQFSGAVAVALIGMMALGGMSYLTGVYLQSVMGHDVLAAAIAGLPMAVAVAVFSIGATRVAAFLGTRLAFVGSVGLAAAGNLGMLTLGTSSPVWVYILCTTIAGIGYGIQFSLVSVVVVGSVPPERSGAASGISETSFELGTAMGLALLGSLATLVFRDGDRGWAFGDTLGETLHRSSDMGPAGEGLATAAKQSFVDGMHAASLASGLALLVLGTILLVVMRDEPTDPQAEVADVQLPDGADPVPLASLPATGPVGVGRTEP; encoded by the coding sequence ATGTCCGCCCAGCTCGACCCGTCGAACCGGCTCCACCCGACCCCGGGTGCCGCCGACCGACGAACGTGGCTGGGACTGGCCGTGCTCACCCTCCCGGTGTTCCTGGTCTCGATGGACGTCTCGGTGCTGTACCTCGCCATTCCGTCGATCACCGACGCGCTCGCGCCGTCCGCGGCCCAGCAGCTGTGGATTCTCGACATCTATGGGTTCCTCATCGCCGGACTGCTCATCACGATGGGCAACGTCGGCGACCGCGTGGGGCGTCGTCGCATCCTGCTCGCCGGCGCCGGCCTCTTCGGCGTCGCCTCGGTCATCGCGGCCTTCGCTCCCACGGCCGGCATCCTGATCGCGGCGCGCGCCCTGATGGGCATCGGCGGCGCGACCCTGCTGCCGTCGAGCCTGTCGCTCATCGCCAACATGTTCCCGGACGCCCGCGAGCGCGGTCGCGCGATCGGCGTGTGGACCGCGGCGTTCGCCGGCGGAAGCGCGGTGGGCCCGGTCATCGGCGGTGTTCTGCTGCACCACTTCTGGTGGGGCGTGGTCTTCCTCATCAACGTTCCGGTGCTCGTCCTGCTCTTCGTCTTCGGCCCGCGCCTGATCCCGGAGTACCGGGCTGCGACCACCGATCCCTTCGACGTCCTCGGCGTCGTGCTCTCGATGGCCGGCATCCTCCCGCTGGTCTACGCGGTCAAGACGGTGGCGAGCGACGGCGCCTCGACCGCCGTGGTCGTCGCGGGCGTGGTGGGTGCGGCTCTGCTCATCGCGTTCCTGCTGCACCAGCGGCGAATCGCGTCCCCCCTCCTCGACCTCAAACTGTTCGGCAACGCGCAGTTCAGCGGCGCGGTCGCCGTCGCGCTGATCGGCATGATGGCCCTCGGCGGCATGTCCTACCTGACCGGCGTCTATCTCCAGTCGGTCATGGGCCACGACGTCCTGGCCGCGGCCATCGCCGGCCTCCCGATGGCCGTCGCGGTGGCGGTGTTCTCGATCGGGGCGACCAGGGTCGCCGCCTTCCTGGGCACCCGGTTGGCCTTCGTCGGTTCCGTCGGCCTCGCGGCGGCGGGCAACCTCGGCATGCTGACCCTCGGCACCTCGTCTCCGGTCTGGGTGTACATCCTGTGCACGACGATCGCGGGCATCGGTTACGGCATCCAGTTCAGCCTGGTCTCCGTCGTGGTCGTCGGTTCGGTGCCCCCGGAACGATCGGGCGCCGCATCCGGTATCTCGGAGACGAGTTTCGAACTCGGCACCGCGATGGGTCTGGCGCTTCTCGGATCGCTGGCCACCCTGGTGTTCCGGGACGGCGATCGCGGCTGGGCGTTCGGCGACACCCTCGGCGAGACGCTGCACCGCTCGTCCGACATGGGTCCGGCCGGCGAGGGTCTGGCCACGGCGGCGAAGCAGTCGTTCGTCGACGGCATGCATGCCGCATCGCTCGCGAGCGGTCTCGCCCTGCTCGTCCTGGGGACGATCCTGCTCGTCGTGATGCGCGACGAGCCGACCGATCCGCAGGCCGAGGTCGCCGACGTGCAGCTGCCCGACGGTGCTGATCCGGTCCCGCTCGCTTCGCTCCCGGCGACCGGTCCCGTCGGCGTGGGACGTACCGAGCCCTGA
- a CDS encoding TetR/AcrR family transcriptional regulator: protein MTSDTSKLSPATIVNAAIAVADDDGIGSLSMRRVAEKLGVGAMSLYRHVADKDALLQAMSTEVGRRFPYPVDTAPGWRARVEVAVDVDWELYTRHPWVVLAYSSPRHSYGEDSLACLDWLAAGFLELGVGIERATDMALSVWSFVHGVALVAVSDQLLHDDSLLPSAGLAEVISGESEVEVPSHLARLAGRPDAGRLLDPRARLDAGIDYLCRGFAASAV from the coding sequence GTGACGTCCGACACCTCGAAGCTGTCGCCCGCGACGATCGTGAACGCCGCGATCGCCGTCGCCGATGACGACGGCATCGGCTCGCTGTCGATGCGGCGGGTTGCCGAGAAACTCGGGGTCGGTGCGATGTCGCTCTATCGCCACGTCGCGGACAAGGACGCGCTGCTGCAGGCGATGTCGACCGAGGTGGGACGTCGGTTCCCGTACCCGGTGGACACCGCGCCCGGGTGGCGCGCCCGGGTCGAGGTGGCCGTCGACGTCGACTGGGAGCTCTACACGCGGCACCCATGGGTCGTCCTCGCCTACTCGTCTCCCCGGCACAGCTATGGCGAGGATTCGCTGGCGTGCCTCGATTGGCTCGCGGCCGGGTTCCTGGAACTCGGCGTCGGCATCGAACGCGCGACCGACATGGCGCTGTCGGTCTGGAGTTTCGTCCACGGTGTGGCGCTGGTTGCGGTGAGCGACCAACTGCTGCACGACGACTCGCTGCTCCCGTCCGCCGGACTCGCCGAGGTGATCTCGGGAGAGTCCGAGGTCGAGGTCCCGTCGCACCTCGCCCGTCTGGCCGGGCGGCCCGATGCCGGCCGGCTCCTCGATCCCCGCGCGCGGCTCGACGCCGGGATCGACTACCTCTGCCGGGGATTCGCGGCGTCTGCGGTGTGA
- a CDS encoding aspartate kinase — protein MALVVQKYGGSSVATAERIRRVAERIVETKKQGNDVVVVVSAMGDTTDELLDLAQQVNPAPPAREMDMLLTSGERISNSLVAMAISSMGAQAQSFTGSQAGVITTSSHGKAKIIDVTPGRVRSALDEGKIVLVAGFQGVSQDTKDVTTLGRGGSDTTAVALAAALEADVCEIYTDVDGVYSADPRIVPDARRLDTVSFEEMLELAACGAKVLMLRCVEYARRYNVPVHVRSSYSTKPGTVVTGSMEDIPVEEAILTGVAHDRSEAKITVVGLDDKPGYAARVFRAVADAEINIDMVLQNVSKIDTGKTDITFTLPRELGPLGVEKLTRLQQEIGFTDLLYDDHIGKVSLVGAGMKSHPGVTATFCEALSEAGVNIELISTSEIRISVLCRDTELDDAVRALHAAFDLGGEEEAVVYAGTGR, from the coding sequence GTGGCCCTCGTGGTGCAGAAGTACGGCGGATCCTCGGTCGCAACGGCCGAACGCATCCGTCGCGTCGCCGAGCGGATCGTCGAGACCAAGAAGCAGGGCAACGACGTCGTCGTGGTCGTGTCCGCGATGGGCGACACCACCGATGAGCTGCTCGACCTCGCCCAGCAGGTCAATCCTGCGCCGCCGGCGCGCGAGATGGACATGCTGTTGACCTCGGGTGAGCGGATCTCGAACTCGCTCGTGGCCATGGCCATCAGCTCGATGGGCGCCCAGGCGCAGTCGTTCACCGGCTCGCAGGCCGGCGTGATCACGACGAGCAGCCACGGCAAGGCCAAGATCATCGACGTGACCCCCGGCCGAGTCCGCAGCGCCCTCGACGAGGGCAAGATCGTGCTGGTCGCCGGTTTCCAGGGTGTCTCGCAGGACACCAAAGACGTCACCACACTGGGACGCGGCGGCTCGGACACCACTGCGGTCGCGCTCGCCGCGGCGCTCGAAGCGGATGTCTGCGAGATCTACACCGACGTCGACGGCGTCTACTCCGCGGACCCGCGCATCGTGCCCGACGCCCGCCGGCTGGACACCGTCAGTTTCGAGGAGATGCTCGAACTGGCCGCCTGCGGTGCCAAAGTGCTGATGCTGCGCTGCGTCGAATACGCCCGTCGCTACAACGTTCCCGTTCACGTGCGCTCGTCGTACTCGACCAAACCCGGCACCGTGGTGACCGGATCGATGGAGGACATTCCCGTGGAAGAAGCCATTCTCACCGGCGTCGCACATGATCGCAGCGAGGCCAAGATCACCGTCGTCGGGCTCGACGACAAGCCCGGTTACGCCGCGCGGGTCTTCCGTGCCGTCGCCGACGCCGAGATCAACATCGACATGGTGCTCCAGAACGTCTCGAAGATCGACACCGGCAAGACCGACATCACGTTCACCCTGCCGCGCGAGCTCGGACCGCTCGGTGTCGAGAAGCTCACCAGGCTGCAGCAGGAGATCGGCTTCACCGATCTGCTCTACGACGATCACATCGGCAAGGTCTCGCTGGTGGGTGCGGGCATGAAGTCGCATCCCGGCGTCACCGCCACGTTCTGTGAGGCGCTCAGTGAGGCCGGCGTCAACATCGAGTTGATCTCCACGTCGGAGATCCGTATCTCGGTGCTGTGCCGCGACACCGAACTCGACGACGCGGTGCGCGCCCTGCACGCCGCATTCGACCTCGGCGGCGAAGAAGAAGCCGTCGTCTACGCCGGAACGGGGCGATAG
- a CDS encoding aspartate-semialdehyde dehydrogenase, with protein MGVRIGVVGATGQVGAVMRTLLAQRNFPADEVRFFASSRSAGKTLPWGDGEIVVEDASTADPSGLDIALFSAGATMSREQAPRFAAAGVTVIDNSSAWRKDPDVPLVVSEVNGELAKNPPKGIIANPNCTTMAAMPVLKPLHDEAGLQRLIVSSYQAVSGSGLAGVEELAGQVRAVAGEAEKLVHDGSAVEFPAPNKYVAPIAFNVLPLAGSLVDDGSGETDEDQKLRNESRKILGLPELLVSGTCVRVPVFTGHSLSINAEFASPLSVARAQEILGAAAGVELADVPTPLAAAGNDASLVGRIRQDPGVPEGRGLALFISGDNLRKGAALNTIQIAELLV; from the coding sequence ATGGGTGTTCGTATCGGAGTCGTGGGTGCGACCGGTCAGGTCGGTGCCGTCATGCGAACCCTGTTGGCCCAGCGCAACTTCCCGGCCGACGAGGTGCGGTTCTTCGCGTCGTCGCGTTCGGCAGGCAAGACGCTGCCGTGGGGCGACGGCGAGATCGTCGTCGAGGACGCCTCGACCGCCGACCCGTCGGGTCTGGACATCGCGCTGTTCTCCGCGGGGGCCACGATGTCCCGCGAGCAGGCGCCGCGTTTCGCCGCGGCCGGCGTGACCGTCATCGACAACTCGTCGGCGTGGCGCAAGGATCCCGATGTGCCGCTGGTGGTCTCGGAGGTCAACGGCGAGCTGGCGAAGAACCCGCCCAAGGGGATCATCGCCAACCCCAACTGCACCACCATGGCCGCGATGCCGGTCCTCAAGCCGCTGCACGACGAGGCCGGCCTCCAGCGACTGATCGTCTCGAGCTACCAGGCTGTCTCGGGCAGTGGCCTGGCCGGTGTCGAGGAACTCGCCGGTCAGGTGCGTGCTGTTGCCGGTGAGGCCGAGAAGCTGGTCCACGACGGATCTGCTGTCGAGTTCCCGGCGCCGAACAAGTACGTCGCGCCGATCGCCTTCAACGTGCTGCCCCTCGCCGGGTCGCTCGTCGACGACGGTTCGGGTGAGACCGACGAGGATCAGAAGCTGCGCAACGAGTCTCGCAAGATCTTGGGCCTCCCAGAGCTGCTCGTGAGCGGCACCTGCGTGCGGGTGCCGGTGTTCACTGGACACTCGCTGTCGATCAACGCCGAGTTCGCGAGTCCGCTGTCGGTGGCGCGCGCCCAGGAGATCCTCGGCGCGGCCGCCGGTGTCGAGCTCGCCGACGTGCCGACGCCACTGGCGGCCGCGGGCAACGACGCGTCGCTCGTGGGCCGGATCCGCCAGGACCCGGGTGTTCCCGAAGGTCGCGGACTCGCGCTCTTCATCTCGGGGGACAACCTCCGAAAAGGCGCTGCGCTCAACACCATCCAGATCGCCGAACTGCTGGTCTGA
- a CDS encoding FadR/GntR family transcriptional regulator: protein MSQGTRSAPERHEEILAAIGRRIVSGAQPAGSVLTLDSISAEHGVSRTVSREVIRVLESMGLVESRRRVGITIQPRTRWSVFDARLIRWRLDGGERAEFLATLSELRRGFEPVAAALAAERANEHQCRILAAAVSDMSVHGRTGDLESYLLADKVFHRTLLEASGNEMFRSLTGVVNEVLAGRTHHGMMPATPNPAAIALHDDVARAIRLRDPEVAEASMRAIITEAAAAVSEETP from the coding sequence GTGAGTCAGGGCACACGAAGCGCACCCGAACGGCACGAGGAGATCCTTGCGGCGATCGGCAGACGAATCGTGTCCGGAGCACAGCCGGCCGGCAGCGTGCTGACCCTCGACTCCATCAGCGCCGAACACGGCGTCTCCCGGACAGTGTCCCGTGAGGTGATCCGGGTACTGGAGTCGATGGGTCTGGTCGAGTCGAGGCGGCGCGTCGGCATCACCATCCAACCGCGGACGCGCTGGAGCGTGTTCGACGCACGGCTGATCCGGTGGCGGCTCGACGGCGGTGAGCGCGCCGAGTTCCTGGCGACACTGTCGGAGTTGCGGCGTGGTTTCGAACCGGTGGCGGCAGCGCTGGCCGCGGAACGCGCGAACGAACACCAGTGCCGCATCCTCGCCGCGGCGGTGTCGGACATGTCGGTGCATGGCCGCACCGGCGACCTCGAGTCATACCTGTTGGCCGACAAGGTCTTCCACCGGACACTGCTCGAGGCGAGCGGCAACGAGATGTTCCGGTCACTCACCGGCGTGGTGAACGAGGTCCTGGCCGGACGCACCCATCACGGGATGATGCCGGCGACCCCCAACCCGGCCGCCATCGCACTGCACGACGACGTGGCCAGAGCAATACGCCTCCGCGACCCGGAGGTCGCGGAGGCGTCGATGCGGGCGATCATCACCGAGGCGGCGGCAGCTGTCTCCGAAGAGACCCCTTAG
- a CDS encoding gluconokinase, whose amino-acid sequence MRSPIVVMGVSGSGKSTVGAALAQRLRVPFADADDFHPAENIAKMSAGQPLDDDDRGPWLESIGVWLAEHESGGVMSCSALKRDYRNRLREHAPATLFAHLAGSVDVISRRQASRPGHFMPPALLASQFETLEPLTADERGFTVDVDQSVDAIVDELVASLPDTHVDGEES is encoded by the coding sequence ATGCGATCACCGATTGTCGTCATGGGGGTGTCGGGGTCCGGGAAGTCGACGGTCGGAGCAGCGCTGGCGCAGCGTTTGCGCGTGCCGTTCGCCGACGCCGACGACTTCCACCCGGCGGAGAACATCGCCAAGATGTCGGCCGGACAACCGCTCGACGACGACGATCGCGGCCCCTGGCTCGAATCGATCGGGGTCTGGCTGGCCGAGCACGAGAGCGGTGGCGTCATGAGCTGTTCCGCACTCAAGCGCGACTACCGGAACCGCCTCCGCGAGCACGCGCCGGCGACACTGTTCGCCCACCTGGCCGGCTCGGTCGACGTCATCTCGCGACGGCAGGCGTCGCGGCCCGGGCACTTCATGCCCCCGGCACTGCTCGCCTCGCAGTTCGAGACCCTGGAGCCGCTGACCGCGGACGAACGCGGGTTCACCGTCGACGTCGACCAGAGTGTGGACGCCATCGTCGACGAACTGGTCGCGTCCCTGCCCGACACGCACGTTGACGGCGAGGAGAGCTGA